The DNA window TTTAAAGGAAAACGGCTTTTTGCCCGATCTTAAAGCCATTCCGGCGGAAGTGGCGGAAAAGGCAAAGATGATGTTCATAAACTATCCGAATAACCCCACTGCCGCAGTTGCTACCAAGGATTTTTTTGAGTCTGTAGTTGCCTTTGCCAAGGAATATAATATCATCGTATGCCACGATGCAGCCTATTCGGAGATGTCCTATGACGGCTTTAAGCCCATGAGTTTTCTTGAAGTGGAAGGGGCCAGGTCCGTTGGGATCGAATTTCATTCCCTTTCCAAAACTTACAACATGACCGGATGGCGCATTGGATTTGCCGTTGGCTGTGCAGAAGTCATCAACGGTTTGGGCCAGGTCAAGAGCAATATCGATTCTGGTGCGTTTCAGGCCGTTCAGATTGCAGGAATTGCGGCGCTTGAAGGAGACCAGACTTGCATTGAGGAAATGAGGAAGATCTATCAAGAGCGTCGGGATATCCTGGTGGACGGGTTGAATTCAATCGGGTTTTCTGTGGAAAAACCCCGGGCAACCTTCTACGTTTGGATGGAAGTTCCAGAGGGATATACTTCAACTGAATTAACCAGCCGTCTTTTGACAGAGGCCGGCATCGTAAGCACACCGGGAAACGGTTTTGGCGCAGCAGGCGAAGGTTACATCCGGATGGCCCTCACGGTGAACTGCGACCGAACGCGTGAAGCAGTCGAAAGGATTCGGGCCGTCGCACTGTAGTCACTGAGTACCCCGTCTCATAAATTCTGCACTCCAAATTGGCAAAACGAAATGACGTCAGAATGGTTACATTTAATCCACTTATCAGAGACGGGGAAATCCGTGCTGTCTTCAAGCCGTCAGGCGCAAATTCGAATATCGTGCTGTTTTCAAGGCGTGAGCCGCAAACTCGAAACAAATTCGAATGACAAAAATTCAAATTCTCCAAACACTTTAAAAACGAGGTGGTTAGCGGCATTTGTTTTGAATTTGGAACATTCGGATTTCGATATTGTTACGCATTTCGGATTTCGATATTCGGATTTTCTATGTTGTTCCTGTGATTTGAGGACATGTTAAATTGCCAAAATCAAGCAATGAACTTTCAAGACACTGCACTGAGTGGTATACTGCGCACGGCAATAAATGGCGATTTTTCTCTAATACGCTCTTAGTCAGGGGTATGTCGGACCCTGTCACTCCATTTACATCAGGACTTTAGGTAATGCCAGACGATAGCTTTCACGCAGTCTACATAGGTGTGGGATCCAATGTCGG is part of the Deltaproteobacteria bacterium genome and encodes:
- a CDS encoding LL-diaminopimelate aminotransferase encodes the protein MAQSERLKRLPPYLFKELDRQKEEVRAKGVDIIDLGVGDPDLPTPPHIIEALKQAAEDPANHQYPSYSGMDDFNAAVTRWYKGRFNVDLDVGSQVVTLIGSKEGIAHIPLAFINSGDIAFVPSPAYPVYHIGTHFADGKPYPMDLLKENGFLPDLKAIPAEVAEKAKMMFINYPNNPTAAVATKDFFESVVAFAKEYNIIVCHDAAYSEMSYDGFKPMSFLEVEGARSVGIEFHSLSKTYNMTGWRIGFAVGCAEVINGLGQVKSNIDSGAFQAVQIAGIAALEGDQTCIEEMRKIYQERRDILVDGLNSIGFSVEKPRATFYVWMEVPEGYTSTELTSRLLTEAGIVSTPGNGFGAAGEGYIRMALTVNCDRTREAVERIRAVAL